A single genomic interval of Lathyrus oleraceus cultivar Zhongwan6 chromosome 7, CAAS_Psat_ZW6_1.0, whole genome shotgun sequence harbors:
- the LOC127102109 gene encoding uncharacterized protein LOC127102109 codes for MQGDALGWYQWMFHNLLLSTWDAFIKDLEVRFGPSAYDNHQQALFKLKQTTTVTDYQREFERLCNRVNGLSPTAIIDCFVSGLKNHIQNELAIHQPTSISQAIGLAKLIESKTLASRPYQTNPSKFSK; via the coding sequence ATGCAAGGTGATGCCCTTGGATGGTATCAATGGATGTTTCACAACCTTCTATTGTCGACATGGGATGCTTTCATTAAGGATTTGGAGGTCCGTTTTGGTCCCTCTGCTTATGACAATCATCAACAAGCATTGTTTAAACTCAAACAAACAACAACAGTGACAGATTATCAAAGAGAATTTGAACGCCTCTGCAACAGGGTAAACGGTCTTTCACCTACTGCTATAATTGATTGTTTTGTTTCTGGTTTGAAAAATCATATTCAAAATGAGTTAGCTATCCACCAACCCACCAGCATATCGCAAGCTATTGGCTTGGCGAAACTAATTGAATCAAAAACACTTGCTTCCCGACCTTACCAAACTAACCCCTCTAAGTTTTCTAAATAA